ATCTCGTATAATCTCAGCTATTCTGGGCATACGATTGTATTTATAATTTGTTCTTCTGCATTTTCCGGGGCTTTTGGTAGTAATGAACCAAAAGCTACTTGTTTAAGTTCACGTGATTCGACGTAATCTTTCAATGAGCTTCTGCTAACCCCTAGTAATCGTGCTATTTCACTTACACTTTTACCATCTTGTATATATTTAACAATCTCATTTATGTAAACATCAAACTTCGAACTAGATTTACTCCCTTTAGGTCTACCGATAGAACGCTTTGACTCCTCTTTAAGCTTTTGTCTTAGGTGATCCATAAGACCAAGTACCAACATCGCACTACTCTCTTTGGACATTATAACATTTTGCTTGATAAAGTGAACATTAAAGTCGTTACGCAATAAACATGAAAACATCTGAATAAGATCTTCCATATTTGTTGTTAAAACCCAAATATCACTAACAAGTAAAGTAGAGCCAGATTGGGACTGGAAATAGTGTGTCACTTCTTGACGTTCATCCAAACGCTTGTTTTGAGAAGTGTAATCTATAAATTCATCGTCAATAACTAAACCATTAGTTAAAGCATACGAATTTATAAGCTGCAACTGCTCATGAACAGCATCAAAGTTTTTCTCCGGTCTAATATAAGCAAGTATCATTAGCGAATTAACTCCACATAAATTTGATTTTCATCGTCATTATATCAGCTTCTGATGCAAAAAGTCAATAATTATATATGTTTTTTCGTCATTTTTATTTTTTTAGGATGATGAGAAGGGGAAAAATAGGGGTTTAAGAGGGGAAATCCCTCTTAATTACCAACCGATACCAAGACCTACTACGTATCTGCGATCTTCTAACTGACCGATTGTAGCACCAAGTTGCTCTTGGTATGTTGCTGCTTGCAGTTTTAATACTGCTAGTTGCATATCTATACCTGCCGTGTATGCACCTTGATAAAGCCCTCCGTTTAATGTCATCATAAACCAAGAGTTATCGATAAGTCCAATAGTTGCACCAGCTCTTAAATGTTGCATCAATTCATAATTTGCATCGATATTTTTATATGTTGTAACACCGCCTACAGTATCAATTGCACGTGCTTGTTGCGCATTGAAAATATCAACATAGTCAACTGAAAGTTTAAACATATCAGTAAATGGAACTTCTGGTGCAATTGCAAGACCTGCATTACACGTCATCGGTTGTGCACCATAAGCATCAAAATCCAAGTTACCGATATTCATAACACTAAAACCAATGCTAGTATTTAAACTGTCAATAGCGTCACTTATTTTTGGAGCATATAACAAACCTATATCTACACCAAATCCTGAGTTTTCCTCTTCATAAGTATCTCGTATATATGTTTCAAGGTCATCATTATGTGATGAGATCTCACCCGCATCTAATCCTGCTTCATAAGAGTATTGTGTAATATACTTAACACCTACACCTATAGTAAGATTCCCAGGCAAAACATCATCAAACTTTTGTGCCGCACCTAAAACAACACCGCCGTATGCTCTTGAGTGTGTCTCTAAAACACCGTTTGCTCCACTGTTTGCATGTGGAATTAGATTAAGATCAGCTGCACCTAAAAGCCCTATACTAAATGCTAAATCATCTTCTGTATGGTATGAAACAGAACTGTAGTTAGATACGTTGGCATGAAATGCATCTCCAGAGTACTTCTTTGCTACATCGAGTACCTCTTGATCTGTATTCGCTTCATCGAGATCATCTATAAAATCTTTTATACCGCTTGAAGCAGAAGCCGTTAGACCTAAAAGTTCTACCTCAACACCGTGACTTTTTTTGATGTTGATTAAACCTGCCGGATTGTAAAAAACTGCCGTAGAGTACCCACCCACTGCAGTATTTGCAGAACCTGCACCTACAATTCTTGGGTCTTTATATAAAAACTCTTGTGTTGAGATATCTGCATATACACCTGTTGCAGCTGTTAGTAAAGCTAGTGATATTATTTTTTTCATTCTCTATTCTCCAAAATTTACTGGTTTAGGTAGTCTAAAATATCTTGAATTGTTACATTTGCATCTGCACTAACATTCATATCTGTTTTAAATTCATCGATACTTTGTTGGATATCTGCATCATCTATTACACTTGAAATTGCATCTGTACCACCGTTTAGTGCATCTACTAACAGTTGTGTCATATCTTTTGTATCACCGTCACCAAAATCAACCGGACATGCATAACAAGCTAAAGATAGATTTGCATCATAAATAGAACCATCTACATCTTCAATACCCTCACATGGAGTTGTACTTCCGTTTACATCGCAATACCCGCTAGTTACAACTGTAGAACCGTTTGTAGCATCGGGAGATATACTGCTTGCTAAACGATAGAAAGTTTTACCGTTTTGAAGAACCTCTAAATGTTTATAAACTGTACCGCTGATATTTACATCACTTGGAGTAATAGTTGAACCATTTGGAAGTACACTACTTGTAGCCCAAGCAATAGCATCTAAACTTGCCTTCATATCATCCGGTGTTGTACCAGTACCATCTATAGATGCTACAAGGCTATCTACATCAGTTGTCAAGTATGTCACACTTGTAGCAGTAGTGATCGCTTGATTGAAACCAACATATAGACATGCATTCTCTTCACGTTGTGTTCTATCTAGAACAACATTCGTACAATCTGCTATAGTTGCGTTTGGATCGATTGACATAAGAAAATAGCCTGCAGATTTATCTAATAACGGTAAAGCATTTACACTTTTATTGTCATTAACACTTTGCATAAAAGCTGAAAATGTATCCCCTGTACTATCACTTGCTGTAACAACCATACTCACAGCATCACTTACACCAAATCCTGATTGCCCCATATATGCAGATGCTAAATAAAAATATTTGTCACTATCACTAAAAGTAGTCGAGCACTCCCCCTCTAATTTAGTTATAGCTGTAGTAAAATCACCCTCGTCAATAGCCTGTTGTACATCTATACGACAACTTGTTTCATCATTTCCACAACCGGAAAATAGTAAAGAAGCTGTTAGTACTGACGCAGAAATAATCTGTTTATACATAGAATCTCCTATAAAAATTTTCGCAGATTATATCATTTTTGAATACATTTTGATTACAAGCTATTTCTTAAAAATATCAGACAATAAGTTGGCAAAGAGATCTTTATGTTCCTTTTAGATAGAATAAGAAAAAATATTTCATAGAAGATACAGCAGATATGACAACAAAACAATACATCTTAGAAACAATCAAAAAACGCCCATTAATTATTGACGGGGCAATGGGTACACAACTCCAACAACGTGACGAGCAAATCCCACAAGAGGCTTGGGAAGGCAATGAAGGGTGTAACGAACTTTTAAACGTTACTGCACCTGAAGTGATGAACGATATTTTTAACGCTTACCTTACAGCCGGAGCTGACCTAATTACTACGAACACTTTTGGCTCTTTCGCATGGGTTTTAGATGAATACGGTATCTCCGATCGTGCTTATGAGCTCACAAAGGCAGGAGCTGCACTTGTAAAAGCAAAATGTGAAGAGTTCTCGACACCTGAACAACCGAGATTTTGTTTAGGTTCAATTGGTCCGGGAACAAAACTACCATCACTCGGGCATATCACTTATGATGAGATGTATGCAGGTTATACTGAATTTTGTTTAGGACTTATCGATGGTGGAGCAGATATCTTTTTACTAGAAACTGCTCAAGATCCTCTTCAGATCAAAGCGGCACTTCACGCCTGTCAAGAGGCGTGCAGACAACGTGACGTAGAGGTCCCTATTATGGTCTCAGTTACGATCGAGCTTAGCGGTACTATGCTTATAGGTACTGATGCAAGTACAATTGCAGCCATCTTAGAGCCTTTTGATATCATCTCACTCGGTTTTAACTGTGGAACTGGGCCTGATCAGGTTGAAAAGCATGTAAAAACTTTAAGTGAACTTTGGGGTAAACCTATTAGTGTGCACGCTAATGCAGGTCTACCGCAAAACCGTGGAGGCTACACATACTACCCAATGGGACCTGACGAATTTGCAGATAAACAGGAAAACTTTTTACAGTATGACGGTGTAAGCTTTTTAGGTGGATGTTGTGGTACTACTCCACAGCATATCCGTGCACTTGTAGATCGTGTAAGTGAGATACAACCAAAAGCTCCAACAGGAAAACAACCGACATCTTTGGCATCTCTGTTTAACACGGTTGCTATCAAACAAGACCCAGCTCCGCTGCTTATCGGTGAGCGTAGTAATGCTACAGGTTCAAAAGCGTTCCGTGAACTTCTTTTAGATGAGGATTATGAGGGAACACTAAGTGTTGGTCAACAACAGGTTCGTGCCGGAGCTCATCTACTTGATGTTTCAGTCGGTTTTGCCGGACGTGATGAAACAAAAGATATGAACGAAGTTATGGGTCTTTATTCACAAAAGATCTCTATCCCACTAATGCCCGATTCAACACAATTACCTGCATTAGAGATTGCACTAAAAAACATTGGTGGAAAACCTATCATCAACTCTGTAAACCTTGAAGATGGGATCGAGAAGTTTGATGCTGTATGTTCTTTGGCGAAAAAATTTGGAGCGTCATTAGTATGTCTTGTAATTGATGAAGTTGGTATGGCAAAAACTACTGAGCGTAAACTTGAAGTTGCTGAGCGTATCTATCAACTAGCAACTCAGAAGCATGGCATCAATCCTGAAGATCTGGTATTTGACCTTCTTACATTTACACTTGGTAGTGGTGATGAGGAATACGTTGATGCAGGTATTAATACGATCGAAGCTATTCGAGAATTTCAAAAACGTCACCCTGAAGTTGGAACAACACTCGGGCTTTCAAACATCTCGTTCGGACTAGATAAAGATGCGAGACCATATCTCAACTCGATGTTTTTACACCACTGTATAGAAGCGGGACTTACATCGGTAATTATTAATGTAAAACACATTATCCCGATCAACAAAATCTCTGCTGAAGATCAAGAAATTTGTGACAACCTTATCTTTAACCGCGGAGAGGAACCGCTCTTTAAGTTCATAGAACACTTTAGTACTAAAGAAGCGGTTGATTCTGAAGCTGAAGATGCAGAATATCTTGCTATGAGTGATGAAGAGAAGATCAAAAAACTTCTAATGGACGGCGATAAAGAGCGTATGATCCCTCTTGTGGAAGAGGCTCGCCATAAGATTAAGCCAGAAGTGATCGTAAATGAGATTCTCATCGATGCTATGAAAGTAGTCGGTGAACTATTCGGTTCGGGTCAGATGCAGCTTCCGTTTGTACTTCAATCAGCTGAGACTATGAAAAAGACTGTTGATCACCTCAACCCTTACTTGCCAAAAGTTGAAAAGAGTGTAGATACAACTTTAGCACTCGGAACGGTAAAAGGGGATGTTCACGATGTTGGTAAAAACCTTGTAGATATCATCCTCTCGAACAACGGTTATAAAGTGAAAAATCTTGGTATTAAAGTGGAACTTGAAGAGTTTATCAAAGAGATGGAAGCGGGACATATTTCAGCTCTTGGTATGAGTGGTCTACTTGTAAAATCTACACAAGTGATGAAAGAGAATCTTGAAGAGTTGCAACGCCGCGGCATTAAGATCCCTATCCTTTTAGGTGGAGCAGCACTGACTCGTAGCTTTATCGATGATTTCTGCCGTCCTATCTATGACGGGCCGATCTTCTACTGTAAAGATGCATTTGACGGTGTAACGGCAATGAGCCGTATTGAAGCTGGAAACTTTGACACAAACTTACACCCTGATGCTCCTGAGATAGAACACAAAGAGAAAAAAGAGGTAGTGATTCCTCCATTTGCTGAACTCAAAATGCCTGATCGAAATGTAACTGTACCGACACCACCGTTTTGGGGAAGACGCGAGATCAAACTTACGCAACAACAAGTTGAGATGGCTTTTGAATGGATCAACCATAAAATACTTTTCAAACAAAGATGGGGTTATAACGCCAAGGGAATGAGCAAAGAGGCGTATGAGAAACAGCTTGAGGAAGTTGTATGGCCTGCGTATGAAAAACTCAAACAAAGATTCCTGGATGAGAAACTGTTTGAGCCGACTATCCTTTACGGTTACTGGCCATGTAGAAGCGATGACAACTCTCTGCTTATCTTTGATGAATCAGAAGGATACAACAGCGAAGATCAGATCAATCGTGAACCGCTTGAGCATGTAATGGGACGTGCTGAAGAGATACTCACTTTCCCTCGTCAAAGTAAACAACCACACCGTGCCCTTAGTGACTTTTTCCATTCAGATCGTCACGATGTAATTGCTATGACTTGTGTAAGTGCAGGAGCAAAACTAAGTGCTATTGAGAAAGAGATCTACGATCGCGGTGATTATACAGAGTATTATCAGGTTCACGGACTTGGCGTTGAGCTTGCAGAAGCATTAGCTGAAATCGCACACAAACAGATTAGACTCGATCTAAACATTGCGGAGAATGAAGGTGCTACACTTGCTGATGTTCAAATGAACAAATATCAAGGCTCACGTTATTCATTCGGCTATCCTGCATGTCCTGATCTGGAACTTAACCGTCCACTATTTAATCTACTCAAACCTGAAGAGTTCGGAATAGAGCTCAGTGAGACATTCCAGATCCACCCTGAACAATCAACAAGTGCATTAGTTGTATATCACCCTAATGCGACTTATTACAATATATAGCCTCTTAGGCTATAGAATTTAAAAGTTCCTGCAACTCAGAGAACTTGTTAATTTTGTAGCTAGCATCTGAAAAATCGTGTGTTCTAGTAAACTCATTGTGCACTATAACACACTCGATAGAAGCGTTTACAGCTGAAGAGAGCCCACGTTTTGAATCCTCAACAATGATACACTCCTCTTTTGTCGCACCGAAGAGTTCCATCCCTTTTAGATATGGATCGGGATGTGGTTTTGCTCGCGGATAATCCTCTACACATAAAACAAAATCCATAAACTCTGTTATCCCCCGTCCACTATGAGCAAGCTCGAAATCCACTCTTCTTGAAGTGGTAACAATTCCCATTCTATAGTTTTTGCTCAGCTCTTTAAGAGTATCTAAAACTCCCTCTATAGCTATCTCTTTTGTTTTTATATGCTCTTGATAATACTCATCTCTTTTTTCCCGGGCCTTTACGATCTCATCTTCACTTATCCCTATCTCTTCAGCTATAACCCAAGCACGCTGTCCTTTGGCCATAATCTCCATATAGCGCTCAAAAGTAAGTTCGAGATCAAAGAACTCTTTTAAAGCTCTCTTACTTGCTTCAAAGTACCACATTTCTGTTTCTATTAAAACACCGTCATTATCAAATAATATATATTTTTTCATCTTAATATTGCATTGTCAGAACCAAAGTTCGACCTCCTCCATGATCTCTATGCTCACCCAAATAAACTCCCTGCCAAATTCCCAGGTTCATCTTGCCATCTGTAATAGGAATATTGAGTGAATTTCCTAGCAGAGAACTTTTTATATGCGCAGGTATATCATCCGCACCCTCATACGTATGAATATAGTACGATTTATCATCAACCGTATCACAGAAAAATGCCTCCATATCCTCTCTTACAGACGGATCTGCATTTTCATTGATACTAAGTGAAGCGGATGTGTGTTTTAAAAATATATGTAATATCCCTTGACTTGCATCGGGAAATGAAGAAAGAGTATCTTCTATCTCTTTTGTGATCAGGTGAAACCCTCTTGGTTTTGGTGAAATTTTTATTGTTTTTTGAAAAATAGACATCCAAAATTATACTCTATCTTCTCCTATAACTCAAAGCCTCTAACATGTGCTCTTTTGTTATTAAAGTTGATTGTTCCAAGTCTGCAATTGTTCGTGCAACTTTCTGTATCTTTTTAATACTTCTAAAACTGAGACTAAAACGATTTATAGCCATATCTAAGATAGGCTTTACCTCCTCCTCCATCTTGCAAAACTGCTCGATCTCTTCATCGCTCATCTTTCCGTTAAAACTTTTTTGACCCCTTTGTTTTGCAAAAATCTGTGCCTCCAAAACCATTTTATGCATCTCTTTTGAACTGTACGAAGGTTGATCATTAGCTGCCACATTTTGCATAACTACATTTATATCTACACGATCTAAGAAAGGATCACTCAAACGGTTTTTATACCTTTGAATATCTAACTCATTACAACGACACTCTTTTTTAGCATCTAGCAGATTACCACATGGACAAGGATTCATAGCCCCAACAAATAAAAAGTTTGCCGGATAGTTCACTTTTGAATTTACGCGTGATATTCTTATCTTCCCATCTTGCATCGGTTCCCGTAAGGACTCTAAAACATTTTTCGAAAAATGGGGTAGTTCATCAAAGAAAAGAATTCCATTATGTGCAAGGCCAACTTCACCTATCTTCGCCTTATGACTCCCTCCCCCAAAGATGCTTGCCGATGTGGATGAGTGATGAGGATTTTTAAAACCTCTATGGGGTTTGAATGTTGGTTCATCACCCTCAAGTACATCAAGTTTTGCAATTTCCAAGATTTCGGAATTTTTGAGAGCCGGCAATATATATCTAAGCCGGTTTGCAATCATACTTTTCCCGCATCCAGGGCTCCCCTCTAAAATGATATTGTGAAACCCTGCCGCTGCAATGATCGAAGCACGTTTTGCTACCTCCTGCCCTTTTACGTCATAAAAATCCTCTTTATACTCTTTTATATAGTAAAACTTCTCTTTGTCTATCTCAAAGTTTGGATAGGGAAGCTCATTGCTTTGATTCTCAAATGTAAGATTCTCCTGCTCTTTTAAAAGTGCCACCGCTTCATTTAAACTCTCTACTCCAAAAAAAGTAACGTTAGGAATTTTTTGGAGTTTATCTAAAGCCTCTTTAGGGACTATAGCTTTTTGAATCAGATTTTGATTTGCCAGAGAGAGTATGAGGGGATAGAGTTGAATATTTTCCTTTACGCTCCCGTCAAGTCCAAGCTCCCCAAATACAAACCAGTCATGAAAATCTTCCTCTGCATCATTTAGAAGAATTAATAGTGCCATTGAGAGATCAAAATGACTACCCGATTTATTCATCTCCGAGGGGGCTAGTAAAAAGGTTATCCTCTTTGGGGGAAACTTATACTCGTTACTTAAAAGTGCGGACTTTATTCGCTCTTTTGCCTCTGTTATTGCAGTGGAAGCAAGTCCTACAATTGAAAAAGAGGGAAGTCCTTTTGTAAGTGTACACTCAACATCAACAACTCTAGCCTCTATTCCCTCTAACGTTGCGCAAGATATCTTTTTCATCTCAAAACCTTTGAAAATTTCAACTATCTTAACAACTTCATACCACCCTTTTTAGTTTTATTGCAAAATGAAATATTTTACTATTGCTTTGTTGTAAAAAAAGGTGTAATATGCGTAACTTTATACATAGAGGGTTTAATTGATCCAAATTAGTGAAAATATCTTTTTAGATAAACATATATTTGAGCTGGATATTCCAACTGCATTTCTTCCTAGTCCTTATAAGCCATTACCGTTTTTAGTAATAAAAAACTTTCTCAAACCTCACGAACTGCCTCTTTTTGTAGATGATATTTACCATGATGATGATGCTGAAACTGCGAAAGTAAAGTCTGAAGTTATTTTGGGTGTAGTTGAGGCAAAAGTTGTCAAAAAGTATCGTGATACAAAAATCTATGCTATCAGTGAATATCTAAATGAACTTTACCATACAAGATTTCAAGAGTATCAGTCACAAATAGAGGAGTATTTTAACATCGCCATCACTCTCTCTACTGAGATACAAGCTTTAGAGTATAAAAAAGGGGGCTTTTATGTGCAACATGCTGATGATTCAAATGCTATTATCGATGAAAATAAAAACATTATAGCTTACCATCCCGTAGCACCTGAACGTAAAATGACAACTGTTTTGTTTGCGACATCTTATAGTGATAATCCCGATAATAAACACTCTTTTAAAGGTGGTGAACTAATATTTAATTTTTTAAAAAATAAAGATGGTAAAACGATAGAATTTAAAGCAGATGCCGGAGATATTATTATATTTCCAAGTAATCCATACTTTTCACATGAAGTAAAAGAGGTGGAAGCAGGATATAGACTTACGCTTGTTCAATGGCATAATGCCATTTTGAACTAAAAGAGAAACTATTTCCCTTTACGCTCTTTTTGTATTTTTTTATACTCTTTTTCAAACTTTTTACGTCTGGAGTATGAGAGTTTATCTATAAAGAGTATCCCCTCTAAGTGATCCATCTCATGCTGAATAGCAATTGCTAAAAGTCCGTCAGCCTCTAATGATTGAGTATTGCCGTGGCGGTCTTGATAGTTAATCTTTATCGTTTCATGACGTTTTACATCTTCATAAAACTGAGGAACGCTTAAACACCCCTCTTGATAAGTAGTTTCACCATCTTTTTCGATCACTACCGGATTGATAATCTCGATAAGGTTTTCATCCGGCTGATTTCCCTCTTCATCAGGAATATTCAAAATCAATACTCGAACAGGATGTGCAACTTGAATAGCAGCTAATCCTATCCCGTTTGTTTCGATCATCATAGGATACATTGCATCTAAAAGTTTATGAAGTGTTTCATCAAAAGAGTTAACCTCTTTCGATTTTTCACGTAGTCTTTTATCTGGATATTCAACAATAGTTAAATTCATTTTTTCCCTATCTTAAAGAGACAGCGTAGTCAGTCTTTTTATCTTCATATGCTTTTTGTATTCCGTCTAACGCCGAAACAACAATCTCTTCAACAGAGTAGTTGCTATCTATATTTGTAATACCTATAGATATTTTCAACTGAATCTCACGATCCGCTAAGAAGAAGTTGGAATTAGATACCAGTTCACTTAAACGGATAGCTGCACGTTTTGCATTATCTAGGTCTGTATGTTTTAAAAGCATAGAGAATACTCCGCCGCCGTAATGAGAAACAATATCACTACGTCTAGAAGTTTTTAATAATAATCTTGCAATCGTTCTAGTCATAAGGACAATTGCTTTCTCATTTTTAACACTTTTTTTCAAAGTACCGTCTAGTTCAATCATCATCAGAGAACTTTTATGTTTAAACTCTGAAATCAGACTAATCTCTTGCTCTATTTTAGTTAATAGATAACGTTTATTGTACACACCAAACTTGTTATCAAAAATAGTTTCATTCTCTACGGTTTTAACAATTGTTGCCGTCTCATCGTAGATATCTTTCATCTTAGAACTTTGAGTTTTTAGAATAGAGTTAAGCTTTGAAACATCACCCTCTAATACACCTATTACACTAAGTGCTTCTTTGGCATCAGGGCTAGCTGAAAGTTCATCTTTTCTTTTCTCAAGTATCTTATTCATAAGAGCCATATTTTTGTATAAATTGGCAGTCACTCCAAGAATACTTTTAATAGATAAAAATCCCTGCTTCAGATTTTGTTCTAAAGCGATAGTGTTTTCATCATCATTACTCTCTTCTAGTTCTAACATAGAATGTATCTGACGTCTGAGATTTTCACTTTTATCTTCTAAAAGTCTGTCGAAATAGAGTGAAAAGTTATTTGGTGTCGGTGGCAGATTATCCGCAATTAATGATGCTAAGACCTCTTTTGCATAGATCTCAACATCACTTGACGGATTATCAATATCGAAAGGTTCTACTGTAGGCATCTCCTCAGTTTTAGCTTCTTCAGGTTCGTCTAGATTTCTTCTAGCTCTTTTTCTCAGTGTGCCTGACATAGTATCCCCCTATTCTCTCTCACTCTTAGTCAATACTTCATCGATCATACCATACTCTTTTGCTTCTTCGGCACTCATAAAGTTATCGCGATCAGTATCTTTTTCAACAGTTGTGATTTTTTGCCCTGTATTTTTGGCTAAAATCTCATTTAACTCTTTTTTCATACGTAAAATCTCTTTAGCTTGGATCTCAATATCAGTAGCCTGACCTTGAGCACCGCCAAGAGGTTGATGGATCATAATTCTAGCATGAGGAAGAGCATAACGCTTCCCTTTTTCACCAGAACTAAGTAAAAAAGCACCCATTGATGCAGCTTGACCTATACAGATTGTTACTACATTTGGGCGGATATAATTCATAGTATCATATATAGCCATACCAGCAGTAACAACACCACCCGGTGAATTGATATAAAAATAGATATCTTTTTCCGGATCTTCAGCCTCTAAAAAAAGTAGTTGCGCTACAATTGTTGAAGAAACGGCATCGTTTACTTCACCGCTTAACATAACGATTCTATCTTTTAAAAGACGTGAATAGATATCATAACTTCTCTCTCCACGACCGGTTTTTTCTATTACATATGGTATGTAGCTCATATTACTCTTCTATTTTTTTATTTAATAAAGTTGTTAAAACTCTATCTTCTACCATTGACATTTGTACTGCAGGTAGGTATCCAGCTTCTTTATATTGCTCATATACTTTTTGTGGATCTTGACCCATTTGCATAGCTTCGAAGTAGATAGTTTGCATTAACTCTTGCTCATTTACAGAAACACCCATATCTTGTGCTAAAGCATCGATAATAAATGTAGCTTTTACACTTCTTGCAGCTTCATCACGGAAAGTTTCACGTAACTCTTTTAATTTATCAGCATTTTCACGAAGTTCATTGATCTCATCTTCGCTCATCTCTCTAGCTTTTTTGTTTACAGCCATATCGATCTCTTGCTCAACAACGAAATCAGGAAGATCGAAGTTTAAAGAATCAACAAGTTTTTCTAAAAGTTTCGGTTTTAACTCTTCATTGTAAAGTTTTCCTAACTCTTCTTGCTCCATAGCTTTTTTAACTTCTGAAGTCAGTTTTTCTAAATTAGCTTCTTCATCACCCGGAAGGAATTTTTTTGCTAGTTCATCATCAATTTCAACTTCACCTTTTACTTTAATGTCGTTTACTTTTACTTTGAACATTACAGGTTTACCAGCAAGTTTATCTGAACCGTAGTTTTCTGGGAAAGTTACGTTAATTTCAACTTCTTCATCACGTTTAACACCGATAAGTTGATCTTCAAAACCTGGAATAAATTGACCGCTACCAAGTAATAGTTCGTGACCTTGTGCAGCACCGCCATCAAAAGCTTCACCATCAAGGAAACCTTCAAAATCGATAACAGCAGTATCACCCTCTTTCATTTTACGGTTACGTTTTACACTCTCTAAAGGTGCTTGACCTTCTGCAAGTTCTTTGATTCTAGCTGTAACGTCTTTATCTTTGATTTCTGGTTTTTTGAAATCAGGTGTACAAGCGTCAACATCACCAAGTTCGATAGCTGGACGTGTAGCAATTTTGATCGCTACTTCGATTTTATCGTCAGACTTGTCAAATTTTGAAATTGTTGGCTCACCGATAAGCTCTTCATTTTTAATACCTAGCTCATCTAAACCTTGGTTAAGTACTTGACGTAAAGACTCAGACTCTGCATCTTCTACAAGTTTTTGTCCATACTGTTGTTTGATAACTGCTACAGGTACTTTCCCTTTTCTAAAACCTTGAACGTTAGCAGTTTTAGATAATTGCTTTGCTATTTTCTCAACGTTTGCACTTACCTCATCAGTAGAGATAGTTGCCGTGATTTCAGCATTAGCACCGTTAATTTTGTTTGATTTGATATCCATCAATTTCCTTTGCACTATTATATAATTTTAGGCAATCATACCAAAAATGTACTTTTATTACGATTAATTTTTACACAAATGCGTTTTAAGGTTTAATATCAAGAGCCATAAGACCCCTATATCTATCACTACATCCGCAAAGTTAAATACGGCAAAATCAAATCCGCAGTGCCAATAAACCATATCAACTACACCGCCGTGAATAAAACGAT
Above is a window of Sulfurimonas marina DNA encoding:
- a CDS encoding HAD family hydrolase; amino-acid sequence: MKKYILFDNDGVLIETEMWYFEASKRALKEFFDLELTFERYMEIMAKGQRAWVIAEEIGISEDEIVKAREKRDEYYQEHIKTKEIAIEGVLDTLKELSKNYRMGIVTTSRRVDFELAHSGRGITEFMDFVLCVEDYPRAKPHPDPYLKGMELFGATKEECIIVEDSKRGLSSAVNASIECVIVHNEFTRTHDFSDASYKINKFSELQELLNSIA
- the metH gene encoding methionine synthase; translation: MTTKQYILETIKKRPLIIDGAMGTQLQQRDEQIPQEAWEGNEGCNELLNVTAPEVMNDIFNAYLTAGADLITTNTFGSFAWVLDEYGISDRAYELTKAGAALVKAKCEEFSTPEQPRFCLGSIGPGTKLPSLGHITYDEMYAGYTEFCLGLIDGGADIFLLETAQDPLQIKAALHACQEACRQRDVEVPIMVSVTIELSGTMLIGTDASTIAAILEPFDIISLGFNCGTGPDQVEKHVKTLSELWGKPISVHANAGLPQNRGGYTYYPMGPDEFADKQENFLQYDGVSFLGGCCGTTPQHIRALVDRVSEIQPKAPTGKQPTSLASLFNTVAIKQDPAPLLIGERSNATGSKAFRELLLDEDYEGTLSVGQQQVRAGAHLLDVSVGFAGRDETKDMNEVMGLYSQKISIPLMPDSTQLPALEIALKNIGGKPIINSVNLEDGIEKFDAVCSLAKKFGASLVCLVIDEVGMAKTTERKLEVAERIYQLATQKHGINPEDLVFDLLTFTLGSGDEEYVDAGINTIEAIREFQKRHPEVGTTLGLSNISFGLDKDARPYLNSMFLHHCIEAGLTSVIINVKHIIPINKISAEDQEICDNLIFNRGEEPLFKFIEHFSTKEAVDSEAEDAEYLAMSDEEKIKKLLMDGDKERMIPLVEEARHKIKPEVIVNEILIDAMKVVGELFGSGQMQLPFVLQSAETMKKTVDHLNPYLPKVEKSVDTTLALGTVKGDVHDVGKNLVDIILSNNGYKVKNLGIKVELEEFIKEMEAGHISALGMSGLLVKSTQVMKENLEELQRRGIKIPILLGGAALTRSFIDDFCRPIYDGPIFYCKDAFDGVTAMSRIEAGNFDTNLHPDAPEIEHKEKKEVVIPPFAELKMPDRNVTVPTPPFWGRREIKLTQQQVEMAFEWINHKILFKQRWGYNAKGMSKEAYEKQLEEVVWPAYEKLKQRFLDEKLFEPTILYGYWPCRSDDNSLLIFDESEGYNSEDQINREPLEHVMGRAEEILTFPRQSKQPHRALSDFFHSDRHDVIAMTCVSAGAKLSAIEKEIYDRGDYTEYYQVHGLGVELAEALAEIAHKQIRLDLNIAENEGATLADVQMNKYQGSRYSFGYPACPDLELNRPLFNLLKPEEFGIELSETFQIHPEQSTSALVVYHPNATYYNI
- a CDS encoding recombinase family protein; translation: MILAYIRPEKNFDAVHEQLQLINSYALTNGLVIDDEFIDYTSQNKRLDERQEVTHYFQSQSGSTLLVSDIWVLTTNMEDLIQMFSCLLRNDFNVHFIKQNVIMSKESSAMLVLGLMDHLRQKLKEESKRSIGRPKGSKSSSKFDVYINEIVKYIQDGKSVSEIARLLGVSRSSLKDYVESRELKQVAFGSLLPKAPENAEEQIINTIVCPE
- a CDS encoding conjugal transfer protein TraF, which encodes MKKIISLALLTAATGVYADISTQEFLYKDPRIVGAGSANTAVGGYSTAVFYNPAGLINIKKSHGVEVELLGLTASASSGIKDFIDDLDEANTDQEVLDVAKKYSGDAFHANVSNYSSVSYHTEDDLAFSIGLLGAADLNLIPHANSGANGVLETHSRAYGGVVLGAAQKFDDVLPGNLTIGVGVKYITQYSYEAGLDAGEISSHNDDLETYIRDTYEEENSGFGVDIGLLYAPKISDAIDSLNTSIGFSVMNIGNLDFDAYGAQPMTCNAGLAIAPEVPFTDMFKLSVDYVDIFNAQQARAIDTVGGVTTYKNIDANYELMQHLRAGATIGLIDNSWFMMTLNGGLYQGAYTAGIDMQLAVLKLQAATYQEQLGATIGQLEDRRYVVGLGIGW